In a single window of the Desulfovibrio sp. Fe33 genome:
- a CDS encoding OmpH family outer membrane protein has translation MKKISLFAICFVFLLQSVAFAETKIAVFDTKEVMLKSAYGKEVSEKLNAKFNARGVQLKKEREDLEKLKMQIDSNAFEGKTLQDKVTDLRRRGRDWNEDFSVYQKAIQAEQNELGKPVLAKLEKVVLDYCTANGYSIAFDKHTPGLAFIADGLDITSALIKELDKAKKAGK, from the coding sequence ATGAAAAAAATCAGTTTGTTCGCCATTTGCTTCGTCTTTCTGCTTCAGTCCGTGGCTTTTGCCGAGACCAAGATTGCGGTCTTCGACACCAAGGAAGTCATGTTGAAGTCCGCGTACGGAAAAGAAGTCAGCGAAAAACTCAATGCGAAGTTCAACGCCCGCGGCGTTCAGCTCAAGAAGGAGCGGGAAGATCTGGAAAAGCTCAAAATGCAGATCGACAGCAACGCCTTCGAGGGTAAGACCCTGCAGGACAAAGTGACCGACCTTCGCCGCCGCGGCCGCGATTGGAACGAGGATTTTTCCGTCTACCAGAAGGCCATTCAGGCCGAGCAGAACGAGCTGGGCAAGCCGGTCCTGGCGAAGCTTGAGAAGGTCGTGCTGGATTACTGCACCGCCAACGGCTATTCCATCGCCTTTGACAAGCACACCCCCGGTTTGGCTTTCATCGCCGACGGCCTGGACATCACCAGCGCGCTCATCAAGGAACTCGACAAAGCCAAAAAGGCCGGAAAGTAG
- the lpxD gene encoding UDP-3-O-(3-hydroxymyristoyl)glucosamine N-acyltransferase, with translation MSIKLSALAEKLGLEYTGADRDIDGVNTLEKAGPGDLSFLVNPKYLQQLETTKAGCVLTSGSYADKVPCALLSDNVYMDLARVVNVFARPQGCLTGTHELAFVHPDAEVAESATVYPFAFVGAGAKIGGDTVIFAGAYVGEGTVIGDHCILYPNSVVMGGLTLGNNVILQPGAVLGGDGYGYAQTPFGHMKIPQIGTVRIEDDVEIGSNSAIDRAALDTTHIGRGTKIDNLVQIGHNVEVGEHCLIIGQTGIGGSTVVGNGVVLAGQTGVPDNVRIGDGAMVAAQSGILGDVEPGSRLAGSPAMPAKTFLKAAGVCLPKLPDFYKRVKKLEKELAALKVASGVSDE, from the coding sequence ATGTCCATCAAGCTGTCCGCCCTGGCCGAGAAGCTCGGGCTCGAATACACCGGCGCGGATAGGGATATCGACGGGGTGAACACCCTGGAAAAGGCCGGACCCGGCGATCTGTCGTTCCTGGTCAATCCCAAGTATCTGCAACAGCTGGAAACCACCAAGGCCGGATGTGTCCTCACATCCGGCTCTTATGCCGACAAGGTTCCGTGCGCGCTCCTCAGCGACAACGTGTACATGGATCTTGCCCGGGTGGTGAATGTCTTTGCGCGTCCCCAGGGATGCCTGACCGGGACGCATGAGCTGGCCTTTGTCCATCCGGACGCCGAAGTGGCCGAATCCGCCACGGTCTATCCCTTCGCCTTTGTGGGCGCCGGGGCGAAGATTGGCGGGGACACCGTCATATTCGCCGGAGCGTATGTCGGCGAAGGAACCGTAATCGGCGATCACTGCATCCTTTACCCGAACAGCGTCGTCATGGGCGGGCTGACTCTGGGCAACAATGTCATTCTTCAACCCGGTGCGGTACTTGGCGGCGACGGCTACGGCTACGCCCAGACTCCGTTCGGGCACATGAAGATTCCGCAGATCGGCACAGTTCGCATCGAAGACGATGTGGAAATCGGTTCCAACTCCGCCATAGACCGAGCCGCCCTGGACACCACGCATATCGGACGTGGAACCAAAATCGACAATCTTGTCCAAATCGGTCATAATGTGGAAGTTGGCGAACATTGCCTGATTATCGGGCAGACCGGTATCGGCGGCTCCACCGTTGTCGGCAACGGTGTTGTCCTGGCCGGCCAGACCGGCGTGCCCGACAACGTCAGGATCGGCGACGGGGCCATGGTTGCGGCGCAGAGCGGCATCCTCGGCGACGTTGAGCCCGGCAGCAGACTCGCGGGCAGCCCGGCCATGCCCGCCAAAACGTTCCTCAAGGCTGCGGGCGTATGTTTGCCCAAGCTTCCTGACTTTTATAAGCGAGTTAAGAAATTGGAAAAAGAATTGGCTGCCCTGAAGGTGGCATCGGGAGTGAGCGATGAGTAA
- the fabZ gene encoding 3-hydroxyacyl-ACP dehydratase FabZ: protein MSNQFPLDIRKIMEMLPHRYPFLLVDRVLEIEPGVRLKAMKNVTMNEEFFQGHFPGLPVMPGVLQLEALAQTGAVFVMSSFDEPLGDKVFLFTGLDKVKFRRPVVPGDQLVLKVEFLKQKLNIWKMRGVAEVEGQVACQGEFSAAIANKGDM, encoded by the coding sequence ATGAGTAACCAATTCCCTCTCGACATACGGAAGATCATGGAGATGCTGCCGCATCGGTACCCGTTTCTGTTGGTCGATCGCGTTTTGGAAATCGAACCTGGGGTGCGCCTCAAGGCCATGAAGAACGTGACCATGAACGAGGAATTCTTCCAGGGACATTTCCCCGGCCTGCCCGTCATGCCGGGCGTATTGCAGCTTGAGGCCCTTGCGCAGACCGGGGCGGTCTTCGTCATGAGTTCCTTTGACGAGCCCCTGGGCGACAAGGTGTTCCTGTTCACCGGCCTGGACAAGGTCAAGTTCCGTAGGCCTGTGGTCCCGGGGGATCAGCTTGTCCTGAAGGTCGAATTCCTGAAACAAAAGTTGAACATATGGAAGATGCGCGGCGTCGCTGAAGTGGAGGGCCAGGTGGCCTGCCAGGGCGAGTTCTCGGCCGCCATCGCCAACAAGGGGGACATGTAA
- the lpxA gene encoding acyl-ACP--UDP-N-acetylglucosamine O-acyltransferase, whose amino-acid sequence MSNLIHPTAIIDPSAELGADVRIDPYVVVGADTKIGDGTFLEAHCVIQANTELGRNNHVHPHAVIGGEPQHAAFKGEKTFTRIGDDNIIRECVTIHRGTVQGVQETVIGSGCMFMAYSHVAHDCKIGDHVILANAVQLAGHVEVGRNVIISGMSAVQQFIRIGEYSFLGGASGYKLDVPPFMLAHGVRGMLFGPNLIGLKRNGFDSATCKALKKAYKIIFRSGLTKEQSLAQVEEEIQGIPPVDRLIAFIRESKNGVVPDHKQRSANGH is encoded by the coding sequence ATGTCCAATTTGATTCATCCCACCGCCATCATCGATCCTTCGGCGGAACTGGGAGCCGACGTCCGGATTGATCCGTACGTTGTCGTGGGAGCCGACACCAAGATCGGTGACGGCACGTTCCTGGAGGCGCATTGCGTCATCCAGGCCAACACCGAGCTTGGCCGGAACAACCACGTCCATCCTCACGCCGTTATCGGCGGTGAGCCGCAGCACGCCGCGTTCAAGGGGGAGAAGACCTTCACCCGTATCGGCGATGACAATATCATTCGCGAATGTGTGACCATCCACCGCGGCACCGTGCAGGGCGTGCAGGAGACGGTCATCGGCTCCGGTTGCATGTTCATGGCGTATTCGCATGTCGCCCACGACTGCAAGATCGGCGATCACGTCATTTTGGCCAACGCCGTTCAATTGGCCGGACATGTGGAGGTTGGCCGCAACGTCATTATCTCTGGCATGTCCGCTGTTCAGCAATTCATCCGCATCGGGGAGTATTCCTTTCTCGGCGGAGCCAGCGGCTACAAGCTCGACGTGCCGCCGTTCATGCTGGCCCACGGCGTTCGCGGAATGCTTTTCGGTCCCAATCTCATCGGCCTCAAGCGCAACGGTTTCGACTCCGCCACCTGCAAGGCTTTGAAAAAGGCCTACAAGATCATCTTCCGTTCCGGCCTGACCAAGGAGCAGAGTCTGGCCCAGGTGGAGGAGGAGATTCAGGGAATTCCGCCCGTCGACCGTCTCATCGCGTTCATCCGCGAGAGCAAGAACGGCGTGGTGCCCGATCACAAGCAGCGTTCCGCCAACGGCCACTAA
- a CDS encoding LpxI family protein codes for MTESVSTIGLIAGGKQFPVLVARGVKARGHRLVVAGFTGHTNMDVAPLADVFKELKLGKLNQLIGFLKSENVDKVIMAGTIEKPKVMDIRHLDMRAIKLVLGRKDKGDSALLGIIAREFEKEGMPVVPAHEYMPDLLSPEGVMTRREPDEREWSDLKFGWRIAKELGRMDVGQCVVVREGIVAAVEALEGTDETLRRGSRYGGPGCVVVKVFKPGQQKEVDLPSLGLDTLRLMAEGKATCLGVEAGKSLFFDREAAVEFADKAGIAVVGLTPDSFLKTS; via the coding sequence ATGACCGAGTCTGTCAGCACCATCGGCCTCATTGCCGGAGGCAAGCAGTTTCCCGTCCTGGTGGCCCGTGGTGTCAAAGCCAGGGGCCACCGGCTCGTGGTGGCCGGATTCACCGGCCATACCAATATGGACGTTGCGCCTCTTGCCGACGTGTTCAAGGAACTTAAGCTCGGTAAACTCAATCAGCTGATCGGGTTCCTCAAATCCGAAAACGTGGACAAGGTCATCATGGCCGGCACCATCGAGAAGCCCAAGGTCATGGACATCCGCCATTTGGACATGCGCGCCATCAAGCTCGTTCTCGGCCGCAAGGACAAAGGCGACTCGGCTCTGCTCGGCATTATCGCCCGCGAATTCGAGAAAGAGGGGATGCCGGTGGTCCCCGCCCATGAGTATATGCCGGACCTGCTCTCTCCCGAAGGGGTCATGACCCGTCGCGAGCCCGATGAGCGCGAGTGGAGCGATCTCAAGTTCGGTTGGCGTATCGCCAAGGAACTGGGCCGTATGGACGTGGGGCAGTGCGTGGTGGTCCGCGAGGGCATCGTGGCCGCCGTGGAGGCCCTTGAGGGCACGGATGAAACCTTGCGCCGCGGGTCCCGTTACGGTGGACCGGGTTGCGTGGTGGTCAAGGTCTTCAAGCCCGGCCAGCAGAAGGAGGTGGACCTGCCGAGTCTCGGTCTGGACACCCTCCGCCTCATGGCTGAAGGGAAGGCCACCTGCCTCGGTGTCGAGGCGGGAAAAAGTCTCTTCTTCGACCGGGAAGCCGCCGTCGAGTTCGCCGATAAGGCGGGCATCGCCGTGGTCGGATTGACCCCGGATTCCTTTCTGAAAACTTCCTGA
- a CDS encoding damage-control phosphatase ARMT1 family protein codes for MDTALECMPCFKRMAVREAQIACPDNPALREEIVARWEALLPRLDMDEPPPAIARLLAELVREVSGCRDLYVEDKRAANEFVLGLLPSLEERVEAARATGDALSLALELSIIGNYIDRGVELEFDLEKELANVAGSVSPDALAAFRQQAQPGASVLILGDNTGEIVLDTLLVRELSRLGCDVTYAVRSRPVLNDATMADAEAVGMTDLCLVVESGVDTPGTVLSRCTPEFLQRMRESDVILSKGQGNFEALNGVWAGVFCAFKVKCPRIARKTGLNFGESALCVSIGDGDGAEDDHA; via the coding sequence ATGGATACAGCCCTCGAATGTATGCCCTGTTTCAAGAGAATGGCGGTCCGGGAGGCGCAGATCGCGTGCCCGGACAATCCTGCTCTTCGTGAAGAAATCGTGGCCAGGTGGGAGGCGCTCCTGCCCCGGTTGGACATGGATGAGCCGCCGCCGGCCATAGCGCGTTTACTGGCGGAACTGGTGCGCGAAGTGTCCGGCTGCCGTGATCTCTACGTTGAAGACAAGAGGGCGGCTAACGAATTCGTTCTCGGTCTGCTGCCGTCCCTGGAAGAGCGGGTCGAGGCTGCGCGCGCTACCGGCGATGCGTTGAGCCTGGCCCTGGAACTGTCCATTATCGGCAATTACATTGACCGCGGCGTCGAGCTTGAGTTCGACCTTGAAAAGGAACTCGCCAATGTGGCCGGTTCTGTGTCTCCCGATGCGCTCGCCGCGTTTCGGCAGCAGGCGCAGCCGGGCGCTTCCGTACTCATTCTGGGCGACAACACCGGCGAGATCGTCCTGGACACACTGTTGGTCCGGGAACTTTCTCGGCTTGGTTGCGATGTGACCTACGCCGTTCGTTCCAGACCCGTGCTCAACGACGCCACCATGGCCGACGCCGAAGCCGTGGGCATGACCGATCTGTGCCTCGTGGTTGAGTCCGGCGTGGACACTCCCGGCACGGTCCTGAGCCGCTGCACTCCGGAATTCCTTCAGCGTATGCGCGAATCGGATGTCATCCTGAGCAAGGGGCAGGGCAACTTCGAGGCGTTGAACGGTGTCTGGGCCGGGGTTTTTTGCGCCTTCAAGGTCAAGTGCCCCCGCATAGCCAGAAAAACCGGCCTCAATTTCGGCGAGAGCGCCCTGTGCGTAAGCATTGGCGACGGAGACGGGGCAGAGGACGATCATGCTTAG
- a CDS encoding AsmA family protein: protein MLRKLPHILVECLVALVLVCTGLLLWVSYYIDTGEFRDRLKVAVEEALDRPVRFGGDIDLAFWPRLAVTLEDVSVGEAVGFGDGPAARFDDISVSVRIVPLFSHRIEVESLELDGLEANIIRNGDGIFNWQSLTGREDSSDSGEAVTDEWTFSVHSVKITDAAILFRDELEKTEYRLSGIDINTGTVQFGVDVPFSLNSDFAWDDQGIKAALELKGMVRANSDGSLPVFSRVGVQARVFGDFLPKGDEPGEFIADVDLNLAKRIVEFDNVKASLFGLRAEGNMTSGDLSEGLDFKGHVTVRPFVPRTLIARYAPKLPLKDVDGLNSGAVASFVHVTEEGMSFDNLVVALDDISVRGQCGFKGWQKPVFDFALRGNSIDLDRYLPLFRTGTPFIWDDFALPFFGAFRGNGTVRADGFKVLDISIADVRLKAAATDKGIDVDAGAIRDGFASLGGKLNVVIGQETKGIPTLSLSCVVDADSRGDGFAFLQQDFFKAGGAGKLHLEVLAPKMTCRPDARSINFLQHLDGVAKLSLGQGKAVVTREEGDPLDFDYSQSDLELKVASRASKDVNIWNGTVSATARVRSPGSLKSLNVTAQGPVTANIDPFQAKSSGVAVNGYLTATLLPNEARRLGFDGTVAFDSEKGTARLRDGVFQALETTLKGEARLAGTGKERRAEGSLSIDGADPKRIIYLLTGKSLSTRDGEALRKASVRTEFSADGRGFTLSDLQGELDGMEIKGHVVGTGYVHPMFAFSLAAGSFDLDRYLTKSPAPSLEDVRRGVAPKAKPVELPLEFLRSLKLNGKVFFREFTLARIRWSSLEGFVRANAGIISLARMQGKLHDGDFQGNMDGEVGEDSLALHLLLDVEGMQAGPFMAEMAQREYVRGKTYIKGDLRSVGRTDDDILANLEGKASVVIDNGSFKFTGWDAEPVQPTASRSSQIGQSQVARSGGRTSFRRVDSEATVKEGVFHIDKFRLEAPPVLQAYGEGSFSLPANTIAVSIRNDFVAVPSVTLRLTGKLTDPKVDVPTGRIVNDTVLNILSLPKKSFEFLRDLF from the coding sequence ATGCTTAGGAAACTGCCGCATATCCTGGTTGAGTGCCTGGTGGCGCTTGTCCTGGTTTGCACCGGTCTCCTGCTGTGGGTTTCGTACTACATTGATACCGGCGAATTCCGTGATCGGCTCAAGGTTGCCGTGGAGGAAGCTCTCGACAGACCTGTGAGGTTTGGCGGCGATATCGATCTCGCGTTCTGGCCGCGGCTTGCCGTTACCCTTGAGGATGTGAGCGTGGGCGAGGCCGTCGGTTTCGGCGACGGTCCGGCGGCGCGGTTCGACGATATCAGCGTCAGCGTGCGGATCGTTCCGCTTTTTTCTCATCGCATCGAGGTGGAATCCCTGGAGCTCGACGGCCTGGAAGCGAATATCATTCGCAATGGCGACGGCATATTCAACTGGCAGTCCCTGACGGGCCGGGAAGACTCGAGTGATTCGGGTGAGGCCGTGACGGACGAGTGGACCTTCTCCGTGCACAGCGTGAAGATCACGGATGCGGCAATACTGTTTCGCGATGAGCTGGAGAAGACCGAGTATCGGTTGAGCGGCATCGATATCAACACCGGAACCGTCCAATTCGGCGTGGATGTCCCGTTTTCCCTGAACAGCGATTTTGCCTGGGACGATCAGGGAATCAAGGCGGCTCTGGAGCTCAAGGGCATGGTTCGGGCCAATAGCGACGGTTCGCTGCCGGTTTTTTCGCGGGTCGGCGTCCAGGCTCGGGTGTTTGGCGATTTTCTCCCCAAGGGTGATGAACCCGGCGAGTTTATCGCTGACGTGGACCTGAATCTGGCTAAGCGCATTGTCGAGTTCGACAACGTCAAGGCGAGTCTGTTCGGCCTGCGGGCCGAGGGCAATATGACCAGCGGCGACCTGAGCGAAGGCCTCGACTTCAAGGGACATGTTACGGTCCGTCCCTTCGTGCCCCGGACTCTTATCGCCAGGTACGCTCCGAAGCTGCCGCTCAAGGATGTGGACGGCCTGAACAGCGGCGCGGTGGCCTCCTTCGTGCACGTCACCGAGGAGGGAATGAGTTTCGACAACCTGGTCGTGGCCCTGGACGACATATCCGTGCGCGGCCAGTGCGGATTCAAAGGGTGGCAAAAGCCGGTCTTCGATTTCGCTTTGCGCGGAAATTCCATCGACCTGGACCGCTATCTGCCGCTGTTCAGGACCGGCACTCCGTTTATTTGGGACGATTTCGCCCTGCCGTTCTTCGGGGCCTTCCGGGGAAATGGAACCGTGCGCGCCGACGGCTTCAAGGTTCTGGACATTTCCATTGCCGACGTCCGCCTGAAGGCCGCCGCCACCGACAAGGGTATTGATGTGGATGCGGGGGCCATTCGTGACGGCTTCGCATCGCTCGGGGGGAAGCTGAATGTGGTCATCGGCCAGGAGACCAAAGGGATTCCGACCCTCTCCCTGAGCTGCGTGGTCGACGCCGATTCCCGTGGAGACGGGTTTGCCTTTCTGCAACAGGACTTTTTCAAGGCGGGGGGAGCCGGAAAGCTTCATCTGGAGGTGTTGGCTCCCAAGATGACATGCCGTCCGGATGCCCGTTCCATAAATTTTCTTCAGCATCTCGACGGGGTTGCCAAGCTTTCGCTCGGCCAGGGCAAGGCCGTTGTCACGCGGGAAGAGGGCGATCCCCTCGATTTTGACTACAGCCAAAGCGATCTGGAGCTGAAGGTCGCCTCCCGCGCTTCGAAGGATGTGAACATCTGGAACGGCACAGTGTCGGCCACCGCCAGGGTGCGCAGCCCCGGTTCGCTGAAGAGCCTGAACGTCACCGCGCAGGGCCCTGTGACGGCGAATATCGATCCGTTCCAGGCCAAAAGCTCTGGCGTGGCCGTCAACGGCTACCTGACCGCCACATTGCTCCCAAATGAAGCGCGGCGGTTGGGATTCGACGGCACCGTTGCCTTCGATTCGGAGAAAGGGACGGCCCGGCTCAGGGACGGAGTATTTCAAGCCTTGGAAACCACGCTCAAGGGCGAGGCCCGGTTGGCGGGAACGGGCAAGGAGCGGCGGGCGGAAGGCAGCCTTTCCATTGATGGAGCCGATCCCAAACGCATCATCTACCTTCTGACCGGAAAGAGTCTTTCGACCCGTGACGGCGAAGCTCTGCGCAAGGCTTCCGTTCGCACGGAATTTTCAGCGGACGGGAGGGGGTTCACCTTGAGCGATCTTCAGGGAGAACTGGACGGCATGGAAATCAAGGGGCATGTAGTCGGAACGGGCTATGTTCATCCCATGTTCGCCTTTTCCCTCGCCGCGGGCTCCTTTGATCTGGATCGCTATCTGACCAAAAGTCCCGCTCCCAGCCTGGAGGACGTCCGTCGGGGCGTTGCGCCTAAAGCCAAGCCGGTGGAACTGCCACTCGAATTTCTCCGCAGCCTCAAGCTCAACGGCAAGGTCTTTTTCAGGGAGTTTACCCTGGCCAGAATCCGCTGGTCGTCCCTGGAGGGCTTCGTCCGCGCCAATGCGGGCATCATTTCCTTGGCTCGGATGCAAGGCAAACTGCATGACGGCGATTTCCAGGGGAATATGGACGGCGAAGTAGGAGAGGACTCCCTGGCATTACACTTGCTTTTGGATGTGGAAGGGATGCAGGCCGGGCCGTTCATGGCCGAGATGGCTCAGCGGGAGTATGTGCGCGGGAAGACCTACATCAAAGGGGATCTGCGCAGTGTCGGGCGGACGGACGACGATATCCTGGCCAATCTGGAAGGCAAGGCTTCCGTCGTGATCGACAACGGCTCTTTCAAGTTCACCGGCTGGGACGCCGAGCCCGTCCAGCCTACAGCTTCGCGCAGTTCTCAGATCGGCCAGAGCCAAGTGGCCCGTTCCGGCGGACGCACGTCTTTCCGACGAGTCGATTCCGAAGCCACCGTCAAGGAAGGCGTGTTTCATATCGACAAGTTCCGGCTCGAAGCGCCTCCTGTACTGCAAGCCTATGGCGAGGGCAGCTTCAGCCTGCCCGCCAACACCATCGCGGTGTCCATCCGCAACGATTTCGTGGCGGTGCCGAGCGTCACCCTGCGTTTGACCGGCAAATTGACGGACCCCAAGGTGGACGTTCCCACCGGCAGAATCGTCAACGATACGGTGCTCAACATCCTGAGTCTGCCCAAGAAATCCTTCGAGTTCCTGCGGGATCTTTTCTGA
- a CDS encoding YhjD/YihY/BrkB family envelope integrity protein produces MRDTPETPYLIRTWRGACRLLYLIAFSFVKDQTIIRAAALTFTTILSIVPFLAVAFSISKGFGFQNTGKMRDLILHLTTGQPEVADKIIEYIDRTNVQALGWVGVVTLLVTVLSLVGTIEKAFNVIWSVNKGRSAWRRVTDFFPIILFGPIFLFVASSFNFSLQNQDFISNVVSLKAIGYLETMFLKAVPYLLIIMAFSMMYAFIPNTHVRIRAALIGGVVGGVLWQMAQWLYINWQIGAVKYNAIYGSFAQLPLLLVWIYLSWLIVLLGAQVSHAWQNINSFVKQRYFGAATPYERQKIAVLMMVVLAKRFHEGRPLPSVEEISDGLMAPASLVSDIFRVLQSAGYTVPADLPGCEVYAPARELADVRVLDIIRAVNMEGEQRVFAEFDQKYGFLDRIMGRLGQEVAESESNLTLLQCAKEYPGAIFNIAPGTVSEQCPQKG; encoded by the coding sequence GTGCGTGACACACCGGAAACGCCCTATCTTATCCGCACATGGCGGGGGGCTTGCCGTCTGCTTTACCTGATCGCTTTCAGCTTCGTGAAGGATCAGACCATCATCCGCGCGGCGGCTCTGACGTTCACCACCATCCTGTCCATTGTTCCGTTCCTCGCCGTGGCTTTTTCCATTTCCAAGGGGTTCGGATTCCAGAACACCGGCAAGATGCGCGACCTCATCCTTCACCTGACCACGGGACAACCCGAGGTGGCGGACAAGATCATCGAATACATAGACCGGACCAACGTGCAGGCTTTGGGGTGGGTCGGCGTGGTGACGTTGCTTGTCACCGTTCTCTCCCTGGTCGGCACCATTGAGAAGGCCTTCAACGTCATTTGGAGCGTGAACAAGGGGCGTTCGGCCTGGCGCAGGGTAACGGATTTTTTCCCCATCATCCTTTTCGGCCCCATTTTCCTTTTTGTCGCGTCAAGCTTCAATTTCAGCCTGCAAAATCAGGATTTCATCTCCAATGTGGTGAGTCTCAAGGCCATCGGATACCTGGAGACCATGTTCCTCAAGGCCGTGCCGTACCTGCTCATCATCATGGCCTTCTCCATGATGTACGCCTTCATTCCCAATACCCATGTGCGCATACGGGCGGCGTTGATCGGCGGCGTGGTGGGCGGCGTTCTCTGGCAGATGGCCCAATGGCTGTACATCAACTGGCAGATCGGAGCGGTCAAGTACAACGCCATCTACGGCAGTTTCGCCCAGCTTCCCCTGTTGCTTGTCTGGATCTATCTGAGTTGGCTGATCGTTCTCCTCGGGGCGCAGGTGAGCCACGCCTGGCAGAACATCAATTCTTTCGTCAAACAGCGGTATTTCGGCGCGGCGACGCCCTACGAGCGCCAGAAGATCGCGGTGCTGATGATGGTCGTTCTGGCCAAGCGGTTCCACGAGGGACGGCCTCTGCCTTCGGTGGAGGAGATATCCGACGGCCTTATGGCCCCGGCCTCCCTGGTTTCCGATATCTTTCGCGTATTGCAGAGTGCGGGCTACACCGTTCCTGCTGATTTGCCGGGGTGCGAGGTTTACGCCCCGGCGCGGGAGCTGGCGGATGTCCGTGTCCTCGACATCATCCGGGCCGTCAATATGGAGGGCGAGCAGCGGGTTTTCGCCGAGTTCGACCAGAAGTACGGTTTTCTCGACCGCATCATGGGCCGGCTAGGGCAGGAAGTCGCCGAAAGCGAGTCTAACCTGACTCTGCTCCAATGCGCCAAAGAATATCCCGGGGCGATATTCAATATCGCGCCCGGGACTGTATCGGAGCAGTGTCCGCAGAAAGGCTGA
- the tgt gene encoding tRNA guanosine(34) transglycosylase Tgt, which yields MTKPGDFTIHATDNLARRATLTTAHGDIQTPIFMPVGTQGTVKSLTPQDLEEMEAQIILGNTYHLYLRPGDDLVARRGGLRKFANWKRPILTDSGGFQVFSLEGIRKLSEEGVEFRSYIDGSKHFFSPEKAIDIQRNLGSDIMMVLDECVGYGNDRAYTEKSLEMTTRWAKRCRDHYPKGTGDQIMFGIVQGGFHKDLRDRSLEQLREIDFEGFAIGGLSVGESTEEMYDILHHIAPKLPSGKPRYLMGVGTPLDILEGVSAGVDMFDCVLPSRNARNGTLFTSLGKVNIKRAGYAEDDSPLDPNCECYTCRNFTKAYLRHLYMAKELLSYRLNTYHNLYFYLDLMKQIRKAIEEGSFRELKAKYEAAYGQK from the coding sequence ATGACCAAGCCCGGCGATTTCACCATCCACGCGACCGACAACCTCGCCCGTCGCGCCACTCTGACGACCGCCCACGGCGATATCCAGACGCCCATATTCATGCCCGTCGGCACCCAGGGAACCGTCAAGAGCCTGACTCCGCAGGACCTGGAGGAGATGGAGGCCCAGATCATCCTGGGCAACACCTACCACCTCTACCTCAGGCCCGGCGATGATCTGGTGGCCCGGCGCGGCGGACTGCGCAAGTTCGCCAACTGGAAACGCCCCATTCTCACCGACAGCGGCGGCTTCCAGGTGTTCAGCCTGGAAGGAATCCGTAAATTGTCCGAGGAAGGCGTGGAATTCCGTTCCTACATCGACGGCTCCAAGCATTTCTTCTCGCCGGAAAAGGCGATAGACATCCAGCGCAACCTCGGCTCGGACATCATGATGGTGCTCGACGAGTGCGTGGGGTACGGCAACGACCGCGCCTACACCGAAAAATCCCTGGAAATGACCACCCGGTGGGCCAAACGCTGCCGCGACCATTACCCCAAGGGCACCGGCGACCAGATCATGTTCGGCATCGTCCAGGGCGGCTTCCACAAGGACTTGCGGGACCGCAGCCTTGAACAGCTCCGTGAAATAGATTTCGAGGGATTCGCCATCGGCGGCCTGTCCGTAGGCGAATCCACAGAGGAAATGTACGACATCCTCCACCACATCGCGCCCAAGCTGCCGTCCGGCAAGCCGCGCTATCTCATGGGCGTCGGCACGCCGCTGGACATCCTGGAAGGCGTCTCGGCGGGCGTGGACATGTTCGACTGCGTCCTGCCGTCGCGCAATGCCCGCAACGGGACCCTGTTCACCTCGCTGGGCAAGGTCAACATCAAGCGGGCCGGGTACGCCGAGGACGATTCGCCTCTGGACCCCAACTGCGAATGCTACACCTGCCGCAATTTCACCAAGGCGTATCTGCGCCACCTGTACATGGCCAAAGAGCTGCTCTCCTACCGGCTGAACACCTACCACAACCTGTATTTCTATCTGGATTTGATGAAACAGATTCGGAAAGCCATCGAAGAAGGCTCCTTCCGGGAACTCAAGGCGAAATACGAAGCGGCCTACGGCCAAAAGTAG